One Lysinibacillus sp. OF-1 DNA segment encodes these proteins:
- a CDS encoding ABC transporter substrate-binding protein has translation MNKYIKKAVLVMLVMSLLLIIAACSSKTEGTKDDKESTTTETTRIVTDSVGREVEVPIDLQRVIVDWDLGHVLAVGIVPVASTTKVIDYGEFLKDYYQGQDIVDLGNEDTVSLETATSLKPDLIITFAEENIKQYEKIAPTIVFSTDSYDSVEAEILAIGEMLNHQEEAKKFMADYTARAKVAEEKIKAVIPEGITFSLFTLTDKEIVVIPSGNSGGEAMYDLLKLTAPTSIQKLIEDSKGDWQKQRISWETVGDYVGDYVGVLDYGQKYETTSTWDNLEVVKNNKVITFDGKYFFSADPISVIHQAEHMAEQIIELVQKQ, from the coding sequence ATGAATAAATACATAAAAAAAGCCGTTCTAGTAATGTTGGTAATGAGTCTACTGCTAATAATAGCGGCTTGTAGTAGTAAAACAGAAGGTACAAAGGATGACAAGGAATCTACAACGACTGAAACAACACGTATTGTAACAGATTCGGTAGGACGTGAAGTAGAAGTTCCCATAGACCTACAACGTGTTATTGTGGATTGGGATTTAGGTCACGTATTAGCTGTAGGCATTGTACCAGTTGCTTCAACGACAAAGGTCATTGATTATGGTGAATTTTTAAAGGATTACTATCAGGGGCAGGACATTGTAGATCTTGGGAATGAAGATACTGTATCTTTAGAAACAGCTACTAGTCTAAAACCAGATTTAATTATTACGTTTGCAGAGGAAAATATAAAACAATATGAAAAAATTGCACCTACTATTGTGTTCAGTACGGATAGCTACGATAGTGTGGAAGCAGAAATTTTAGCAATTGGCGAAATGTTAAATCACCAAGAAGAGGCGAAGAAGTTTATGGCAGATTATACGGCGCGTGCAAAGGTAGCTGAAGAAAAAATCAAAGCCGTAATCCCAGAAGGCATAACATTCTCACTCTTTACGTTAACAGACAAAGAGATTGTTGTGATTCCTAGTGGTAACTCAGGTGGTGAAGCGATGTATGATTTGTTAAAACTTACAGCACCAACATCTATACAAAAGCTAATTGAAGATAGCAAGGGAGATTGGCAGAAGCAACGTATTTCATGGGAAACGGTAGGTGACTATGTAGGTGATTATGTAGGTGTTTTAGATTATGGTCAAAAATACGAAACGACTTCTACATGGGATAATTTAGAGGTTGTGAAAAATAATAAAGTGATTACATTCGATGGGAAGTACTTCTTCTCAGCAGATCCAATCTCTGTTATCCATCAAGCAGAGCACATGGCAGAACAAATTATTGAATTAGTACAAAAACAATAA
- a CDS encoding ABC transporter substrate-binding protein codes for MKKTMQYILFMLVALTLVACSSTNKESGNETKGQEEQSEPTTSVVKDAYGDVTIPTEPKNMLVLSSNYAENLIEIGVTPQMVTVVEEIEPEYRFKLFNDNNVKIIPTVQYEDNLEVILEAAPDVIIAQGAAIDAKKYEALSKIAPTVAVEAGVAIDEYVPVLGELFKKEKEATLALEKYREKIEETKEKLHDAIGDEKILVLRVEQNQYRVLGTEKGSPGSDMLYTQLGLNIPTMLKDNNEWFTPISLEVLPDIDADHIFVEQRQMQNYSSEQSMKDLENSPMWQAMDAVKIGNVYPLKTADYVVGEGLIGSPLFLDYLVEKLVP; via the coding sequence ATGAAAAAAACGATGCAATATATACTTTTTATGTTAGTAGCTTTAACATTAGTTGCTTGCTCAAGCACTAATAAAGAGAGCGGAAATGAGACAAAGGGTCAAGAAGAACAAAGTGAGCCTACAACGAGTGTTGTAAAAGATGCCTATGGTGATGTCACGATCCCTACTGAACCTAAAAATATGTTAGTTCTTAGTTCTAACTATGCTGAAAACTTAATTGAAATCGGTGTAACGCCTCAAATGGTGACAGTTGTTGAAGAAATTGAACCTGAGTATCGCTTCAAATTATTCAATGACAACAATGTTAAAATTATTCCGACTGTGCAATATGAAGATAATTTAGAAGTTATTCTTGAAGCTGCACCAGATGTCATTATTGCTCAGGGTGCAGCGATTGATGCTAAAAAATACGAAGCTTTAAGTAAAATTGCTCCTACTGTTGCTGTTGAGGCAGGCGTTGCAATAGATGAATATGTTCCTGTGCTTGGTGAACTGTTCAAGAAAGAGAAAGAAGCTACACTTGCTCTCGAGAAGTATAGGGAAAAAATAGAAGAAACCAAAGAAAAACTACACGATGCTATAGGTGACGAAAAAATTCTTGTATTACGGGTAGAACAAAATCAATACCGTGTACTAGGCACTGAAAAAGGTAGCCCTGGTAGTGATATGCTATACACACAACTTGGGTTAAATATTCCAACTATGTTGAAAGATAATAATGAGTGGTTCACGCCCATTTCCTTAGAGGTTTTACCTGACATTGATGCAGACCATATTTTTGTCGAACAACGTCAAATGCAAAATTATAGTAGTGAACAATCTATGAAAGATTTAGAGAATAGCCCGATGTGGCAAGCAATGGATGCTGTGAAAATCGGCAATGTTTATCCATTAAAAACAGCAGATTACGTTGTAGGTGAAGGTTTAATTGGCTCTCCACTATTCCTTGATTATTTAGTTGAAAAGTTGGTGCCTTAA
- a CDS encoding methyl-accepting chemotaxis protein, which produces MMKRILQLRSISRKLMLLITIIILVTVVIIGSTSYVVAKNQLLESGQRELQSIVKGAYTSLELINEEVEIGKITLEEGKEQARIILNGPVNENGEYDYQKSHFTYKENGYILAFDEDLVLQLHPSKIGGAPVDDLNRSNREKIVAGGKSENESDRYVVYSDKQPDGSFKDKTAYTEYFEPWGWTLGIAVFQDEFYEGLNILQYIIFGATIVLIILSSIVFYLGIRRKLNTLKEVAEASTKIADGHIIVTNLPESSDEIGQLATAFNKMSQQLRTLVEKTKNTSEHLLDSATNLSAISEETSASSDEVGRAVNEIATGTQEQAHDLDKINRTVELLSSSIETTEKQSKVMYDITKHAEKISAEGIAIVHQLQQSNTDSLAASEEVSYEIKNLNSKINQITQVMETIETIAEQTNLLALNASIEAARAGEYGRGFSVVADEIRKLAEQSKNATHQVQGVVSSIVSETTKTVETVEGTMETAKKLNDDVVLTQSKFNQMSDSVKQIVESILAVNKEMDVMTSYNKLMSEGIESASSVSEQTAASVQEIAASIDEHIKAIADVANAAEKLTELNRELNSLMERYTL; this is translated from the coding sequence ATGATGAAGAGAATTTTACAGTTACGAAGCATTTCAAGAAAGTTAATGCTACTAATCACAATTATTATACTTGTAACAGTTGTGATTATCGGCTCAACAAGTTATGTTGTTGCCAAAAATCAGCTCTTAGAATCCGGTCAAAGAGAACTACAAAGCATCGTCAAGGGGGCTTATACTTCATTAGAACTGATTAATGAAGAAGTGGAAATTGGCAAAATAACACTAGAGGAAGGTAAAGAACAAGCGAGAATTATTCTAAATGGGCCAGTAAATGAAAATGGAGAGTACGATTATCAAAAGTCCCATTTTACTTACAAAGAAAATGGTTATATATTAGCTTTTGACGAGGATTTAGTGTTACAACTCCATCCCTCTAAAATAGGTGGAGCTCCTGTCGATGATCTCAACAGAAGTAATCGAGAAAAGATCGTTGCAGGCGGCAAGTCCGAAAATGAATCAGATCGCTATGTCGTTTATTCTGATAAACAGCCAGATGGTTCTTTTAAAGATAAAACAGCCTATACAGAATATTTTGAGCCTTGGGGTTGGACTCTTGGAATTGCTGTTTTTCAAGATGAATTTTATGAAGGATTAAACATCTTACAATATATTATCTTTGGTGCAACAATTGTACTCATTATTTTAAGTTCAATTGTGTTTTATTTAGGTATTCGGAGGAAATTAAATACACTAAAAGAAGTAGCTGAAGCATCAACAAAAATTGCTGATGGTCATATAATTGTTACCAATCTACCTGAATCAAGTGATGAAATTGGGCAACTTGCGACTGCTTTTAATAAAATGTCACAGCAATTACGTACACTCGTCGAAAAGACTAAAAATACTAGTGAACATTTATTGGATTCAGCGACCAACTTATCAGCAATTTCAGAAGAAACATCTGCTAGTAGTGATGAAGTTGGTAGAGCAGTTAACGAAATTGCTACTGGTACACAAGAACAAGCCCATGATTTGGACAAGATAAACCGAACAGTAGAGCTATTATCAAGTTCGATAGAAACTACGGAAAAACAAAGTAAAGTGATGTACGACATTACAAAACATGCTGAAAAAATATCAGCCGAGGGAATTGCAATAGTTCATCAATTACAACAATCCAATACTGATTCATTGGCAGCATCAGAAGAAGTCAGTTATGAGATTAAAAATTTAAATAGTAAAATCAATCAAATCACACAGGTAATGGAAACAATTGAAACAATCGCTGAACAGACGAATTTACTCGCTTTAAACGCAAGCATTGAAGCAGCAAGAGCTGGTGAGTATGGTAGAGGTTTTTCAGTTGTTGCCGATGAAATAAGGAAACTAGCAGAACAATCGAAAAATGCTACTCACCAAGTACAAGGAGTGGTTTCATCCATTGTTTCAGAAACAACTAAAACAGTTGAAACTGTAGAAGGAACAATGGAGACTGCTAAAAAGTTAAATGATGATGTAGTGCTAACACAAAGTAAATTCAATCAAATGTCTGATTCTGTTAAGCAAATTGTGGAATCGATATTAGCAGTTAATAAAGAAATGGACGTTATGACCTCCTATAATAAGTTGATGAGTGAAGGAATCGAAAGTGCGTCCAGCGTATCAGAACAGACGGCCGCTTCCGTACAGGAAATTGCTGCTTCCATAGATGAGCACATTAAAGCAATAGCTGATGTTGCTAATGCTGCTGAAAAACTAACGGAATTAAATCGTGAATTAAATTCTTTAATGGAGCGATATACGTTATAA
- a CDS encoding glyoxalase superfamily protein, with amino-acid sequence MYVMSTSEIFMKSTIPIFRIFNEEKAKEFYLTFLGFALDWEHRFEDDLPLYMQISYGNCIIHLSEHHGDCCPGGAIRIEVENLELLHTNLISKKYKYTRPGIETTPWNSQEVCIGDPFGNRIVFFENLRK; translated from the coding sequence ATGTATGTAATGAGTACATCTGAAATATTTATGAAAAGCACCATACCAATATTCCGTATTTTTAATGAGGAGAAAGCGAAAGAATTTTATTTAACATTTTTGGGGTTTGCATTGGATTGGGAACATCGATTTGAGGATGATCTACCTTTATACATGCAAATTTCTTATGGAAATTGTATTATTCATCTTTCAGAGCATCATGGAGATTGCTGTCCAGGGGGTGCTATAAGAATTGAAGTAGAAAACCTAGAGTTACTCCATACAAACCTTATATCAAAGAAATACAAATATACGCGTCCTGGCATCGAAACAACCCCTTGGAATTCTCAGGAAGTTTGCATTGGAGACCCATTTGGAAATAGAATTGTTTTTTTTGAGAACCTTCGAAAATAA
- a CDS encoding AraC family transcriptional regulator — MLDSNPNWLAHCTEIKDLAKSLFQKSTIHLESAALLLITDGQTTLSINGHKEHIVFGHLIALESDAVIQLTNTNRLDFSGYLISFALYDTAMKLTRKWSINTMNGYYIQRVPETIIADIRMSLAKNIDPLHNTIKQFILYSLLKELQQEQSTDEYTLEERMEQTVIYMQKKYNQTMTRDELAAIAGYSPWYYSRKFIELYDKTPIAYLISYRIYRAQEMLLTTDDLSQNVAKKVGFDDVQHFSRQFKRIVGRPPKKFKKTVGEYRVCFLSPAHAEIAIALGVIPNCVTVTSSLTPKYQKNLFHEVGTTILEMPQYVIQQDIIVQQQPDLIIGVDLTEETKQHFQTIAPVITGLPYDLNSSIRYFGELFNKENEATQIIHELTTHVDVLKNKIQHHLVKNATVLYLRVEELGYRYVGESSSDSATLLYQELGLKMPESLRTNKNSFNICSLQQLVVANPTYLFIEKRIMDYYTADLSLATLQKSEQWKNLDAVKNKRVFYVDTGLWINNCSVFGKRKIMQQIEQSILDGVCPKTQ; from the coding sequence ATGCTTGATTCTAATCCTAATTGGCTGGCACATTGCACAGAAATAAAAGATTTAGCCAAATCCTTATTTCAAAAGTCTACGATACATCTTGAAAGTGCGGCTCTCTTATTGATTACGGATGGCCAAACCACCCTGTCCATTAATGGGCACAAAGAGCATATTGTTTTTGGGCATTTGATTGCCCTCGAAAGTGATGCGGTTATCCAACTTACAAATACAAACCGTCTTGATTTTTCAGGCTATTTAATTAGCTTTGCACTGTATGATACAGCAATGAAATTAACCCGTAAATGGTCTATCAATACAATGAATGGTTACTATATTCAGCGAGTGCCTGAAACGATCATAGCTGATATTCGGATGTCGCTCGCTAAAAATATAGACCCTCTCCATAACACCATTAAACAATTTATTTTATACAGTTTGTTGAAGGAATTACAGCAAGAGCAATCAACAGATGAATACACACTTGAGGAAAGAATGGAACAGACAGTTATTTATATGCAAAAAAAATATAACCAAACAATGACAAGAGATGAACTAGCAGCCATCGCTGGATATAGCCCATGGTATTATTCGAGAAAGTTCATTGAGTTATATGATAAAACACCGATAGCTTATTTAATTAGTTATCGTATTTACCGTGCGCAAGAAATGCTATTAACAACAGATGATTTATCACAAAATGTCGCAAAAAAAGTTGGTTTTGATGATGTGCAGCACTTTAGTCGACAGTTTAAACGCATTGTAGGTCGTCCACCTAAGAAATTCAAAAAGACCGTTGGTGAATATCGTGTTTGCTTTCTATCACCTGCACACGCAGAAATTGCAATCGCATTAGGGGTTATACCAAATTGTGTTACTGTGACGAGCTCCCTCACTCCAAAATATCAAAAGAATCTTTTTCATGAAGTTGGTACAACCATCTTAGAAATGCCTCAATATGTGATTCAACAAGACATCATTGTACAACAGCAACCCGATTTAATTATCGGTGTCGACTTAACGGAAGAGACAAAACAACACTTCCAAACGATCGCACCTGTAATTACCGGGCTACCTTATGATTTAAATTCATCAATTCGTTACTTTGGTGAATTGTTTAATAAAGAGAATGAAGCTACACAAATTATTCACGAACTTACGACACATGTAGATGTTCTAAAAAATAAAATACAACACCATCTTGTAAAGAATGCTACTGTACTTTACTTACGTGTGGAGGAGTTGGGTTATCGCTATGTCGGTGAATCTTCTAGTGACTCCGCTACCCTTTTATATCAGGAACTTGGCTTAAAAATGCCTGAATCATTGCGCACAAATAAAAATAGTTTCAACATATGTTCTTTACAACAATTAGTGGTAGCCAATCCTACTTATTTGTTTATTGAAAAACGCATAATGGATTATTATACAGCCGACCTTAGCTTAGCTACTTTACAAAAAAGTGAGCAGTGGAAAAATTTAGATGCTGTGAAAAATAAACGTGTGTTTTATGTGGATACGGGTTTATGGATAAACAATTGCAGTGTGTTTGGCAAAAGAAAAATTATGCAACAGATTGAGCAGTCGATTTTGGATGGTGTTTGCCCTAAAACACAATAA
- a CDS encoding NAD(P)/FAD-dependent oxidoreductase, translating to MEQEIYDVIIIGGGPAGMYAAFYSGMREMKTKIIEVKQELGGFMRTYPEKLVWDVGGIEPIRCEEIIHSLIKQAMTFNPTIVFGQEVVGMEKRDDGIFVLTAKTGEKHYTKTIILATGRGITRIQKLTIEGADRYELNNLHYTVTNINRFKDKRVLISGGGDSAVDWAIEMAPIAKEVYVVHRRDDFSAFESSVTRMKSIATTYVPYTVSRLHGNGNKIEHVILQHVDSNDMTKIEVDEVLVNHGFDRHFGGAILDWGLASEEWGISVTPKMGTSMPGIFGAGDIVTNEGKIRLIAGAFNDAVLAVNSAKLYIDPTESKMAGVSSHNDRFAEKNEALQQKNKAVTTHK from the coding sequence ATGGAACAAGAGATTTATGATGTAATTATAATCGGTGGTGGGCCGGCTGGCATGTATGCTGCCTTTTACAGTGGCATGCGTGAAATGAAAACGAAAATTATCGAAGTAAAACAGGAATTAGGTGGTTTTATGCGCACCTATCCCGAGAAATTGGTATGGGATGTCGGTGGTATTGAACCTATTCGCTGTGAAGAAATTATTCATTCCTTAATCAAGCAAGCTATGACATTTAATCCAACAATCGTATTTGGTCAAGAAGTTGTTGGCATGGAAAAACGCGACGATGGCATTTTCGTCTTAACAGCTAAAACAGGCGAGAAACATTATACGAAAACGATTATTTTAGCTACAGGACGTGGTATTACACGCATTCAAAAATTAACGATTGAAGGCGCTGACCGTTATGAACTAAACAACCTTCACTATACGGTAACGAACATCAATAGGTTTAAAGATAAACGTGTACTCATTTCTGGTGGCGGCGACTCAGCTGTAGATTGGGCTATTGAAATGGCTCCTATTGCCAAAGAAGTATACGTTGTTCATAGACGAGATGACTTCAGTGCCTTTGAATCATCTGTAACACGCATGAAGTCTATCGCAACAACCTATGTTCCGTATACAGTTTCTCGTTTACATGGCAATGGCAATAAAATTGAACATGTCATATTACAGCATGTTGATTCTAATGATATGACAAAAATTGAAGTAGATGAAGTGCTTGTCAATCACGGATTTGACCGACACTTTGGCGGCGCCATTTTAGATTGGGGCTTGGCCTCTGAAGAATGGGGCATTTCCGTTACTCCCAAAATGGGTACAAGCATGCCAGGCATCTTTGGCGCAGGCGATATTGTAACGAATGAAGGGAAAATAAGACTGATTGCAGGCGCATTTAACGATGCTGTCCTCGCTGTCAATAGCGCCAAATTATACATTGACCCTACAGAATCAAAAATGGCAGGCGTATCTTCTCATAATGACCGCTTCGCTGAAAAAAATGAAGCGTTACAACAAAAGAATAAAGCTGTAACTACACATAAATAA